Proteins co-encoded in one Candidatus Limnocylindrales bacterium genomic window:
- a CDS encoding heme-binding protein, whose amino-acid sequence MRASGLAASVHRNARKAASTAAGDSCRRRAEPGRGAAAPLAIVTAWLAASLAACGSGGSSSTGTPQSCDGSCAQRALTAADVEGALARAVGEAERLGVSATIAVVDRIGNVLAVFAMDGAAGNTVITSGRDVRTGLETLVVPAAAAAISKAGTAAYLSSQGNAFTSRTAGQIVQEHFNPGESGRPGGPLFGVQFSQLPCGDLVRPFDADQPDDRAGPHPMPLGLSADPGSMPLYLDSTGPGGMSGRVAAGGIGVEIGCSALACGAFTAAPGSEAATLLEALAGPGHPTCESFAACTDDFATLYSFDPHILDIDESVEERIAAAGAAGLEAPEDRRAERIFVDGKSLRFADEEEHGPPSDDGCEVLEGSFLAVAGFTDVASCAGIRGGIALGTSASGVLSVPSFGDSGLPAEILVTAGGVPRFPPRAGTAPAGEQLTALEVRTVLEHALSVADSLRAAIRRPLDTPARVSISVVDSEGVLLGLVRSPDAPVFGIDVSLQKARAAVLASSPQTRARLEAAPHAIQRYLDATIDFLTERAVFGDEEVTADMVFTGDIAFAARSIGNLARPFFPDGIDRRDNGPLSRPLEQWSPFSTGFQLDLVIEGIACSAAGIRGVAPCSTDLQPAPSCSPVAGVNNGIQIFPGAVPIYRGTTLVGAVGISGDGIDQDDAIAFLGLHNASVELGSIHNAPQEMRADRLEVNGSNVRYVSCPVRPFRNSDEQSPCDGR is encoded by the coding sequence ATGCGCGCGTCCGGCCTCGCCGCCTCTGTGCACCGCAACGCGCGCAAAGCGGCTTCGACGGCGGCCGGTGACAGCTGCCGGCGCCGGGCCGAACCTGGCCGCGGCGCGGCAGCACCGCTTGCAATCGTCACGGCGTGGCTGGCCGCGAGCCTGGCTGCGTGCGGCAGCGGCGGATCGAGCAGCACGGGCACGCCGCAGAGCTGCGACGGAAGCTGCGCGCAGCGCGCGCTCACCGCCGCCGACGTCGAGGGAGCGCTGGCACGCGCAGTCGGCGAAGCCGAGCGGCTCGGCGTCTCGGCGACCATCGCCGTCGTCGACCGCATCGGCAACGTGCTGGCCGTGTTCGCAATGGACGGCGCAGCCGGCAACACCGTCATCACCAGCGGCCGCGACGTGCGCACGGGCTTGGAGACGCTGGTGGTTCCCGCCGCCGCCGCGGCCATTTCGAAAGCGGGTACCGCGGCCTATCTGTCGAGCCAGGGCAATGCGTTCACTTCGCGCACCGCCGGGCAGATCGTCCAGGAGCACTTCAATCCTGGCGAGAGCGGACGTCCCGGCGGTCCGCTGTTCGGCGTCCAGTTCAGTCAGCTTCCCTGCGGCGACCTCGTGCGGCCCTTCGACGCCGACCAGCCCGACGATCGCGCGGGGCCGCACCCGATGCCGCTCGGACTGTCGGCCGATCCCGGCTCGATGCCGCTGTATCTGGACAGCACGGGTCCTGGCGGCATGAGCGGGCGGGTTGCCGCCGGAGGCATCGGCGTCGAGATAGGCTGCAGCGCCCTCGCATGCGGCGCGTTCACCGCGGCGCCGGGCTCGGAAGCGGCCACGCTGCTGGAGGCGCTTGCCGGCCCCGGCCATCCCACCTGCGAATCCTTTGCAGCCTGCACCGACGACTTCGCCACGCTCTACTCCTTCGACCCGCACATCCTCGACATCGACGAGAGCGTCGAGGAGCGCATCGCGGCTGCCGGCGCTGCCGGCCTGGAGGCGCCCGAGGACAGGCGCGCCGAGCGCATCTTCGTCGACGGCAAGTCGCTGCGCTTCGCCGACGAGGAAGAGCACGGTCCGCCGAGCGATGACGGTTGCGAGGTTCTCGAGGGGAGCTTCCTCGCCGTCGCCGGCTTCACCGACGTCGCCTCGTGCGCCGGTATTCGCGGCGGCATCGCGCTCGGCACGAGCGCCTCCGGCGTGCTTTCGGTGCCGTCTTTCGGCGACTCGGGATTGCCGGCCGAGATTCTGGTCACCGCCGGCGGCGTGCCGCGCTTCCCGCCGCGCGCCGGCACCGCGCCGGCCGGAGAGCAGCTCACGGCGCTGGAAGTGCGAACGGTGCTCGAGCACGCGCTGTCGGTGGCCGACAGCCTGCGAGCCGCGATCCGCAGGCCGCTCGATACTCCGGCGCGCGTCAGCATTTCGGTCGTCGACAGCGAGGGGGTGCTGCTCGGGCTGGTGCGATCGCCCGACGCACCGGTGTTCGGCATCGACGTCTCGCTGCAGAAGGCGCGCGCGGCCGTGCTTGCCTCCTCGCCGCAGACGCGCGCGCGGCTGGAAGCGGCGCCGCACGCCATCCAGCGCTATCTCGATGCCACCATCGACTTCCTGACGGAGCGCGCCGTCTTCGGCGACGAGGAGGTGACGGCGGACATGGTGTTCACGGGCGACATCGCGTTCGCGGCGCGCTCGATCGGCAACCTGGCGCGACCGTTCTTTCCCGACGGCATCGACCGCCGCGACAACGGACCGCTGTCTCGCCCGCTCGAGCAGTGGAGCCCTTTCTCGACCGGCTTCCAGCTCGATCTGGTCATCGAAGGCATCGCCTGTTCGGCGGCCGGCATCCGCGGCGTCGCGCCGTGCAGCACCGATCTGCAGCCGGCACCGAGCTGCAGCCCGGTCGCGGGCGTGAACAACGGCATCCAGATCTTCCCGGGCGCGGTGCCGATCTACCGGGGCACGACGCTGGTGGGAGCCGTCGGCATCTCCGGAGACGGCATCGATCAGGACGATGCAATCGCATTCCTCGGTCTGCACAACGCCTCCGTGGAGCTTGGCAGCATCCACAACGCGCCGCAGGAGATGCGCGCCGACCGCCTCGAGGTGAACGGCTCCAACGTTCGTTACGTCAGCTGTCCGGTGCGACCGTTCCGAAACAGCGACGAGCAGAGTCCGTGCGATGGCAGGTAG
- a CDS encoding FHA domain-containing protein, with the protein MRARISYVTVKRSGTRAVRDVLLDVEVVRIGRGTDNEIQLPGLSVALEHAAIHLRQGRPWIEAVRGDDVRVGGRVASARALAIGDTIRIGPHELRVRAPEAGTDLAVEVEQIESAQASAADLARRTSLGIHRGRITRRKLAWAATLAAAAGLFALPWLSQRNAAPFDPSQPEAERSRGARILATAWSSGPLSASHAHFTEQCNACHVEGFEEVSDNACLACHGGIGAHAAEDAGGAGRDRTRCVDCHDEHRGGRTLAAFPDSLCASCHANLRATYPETDLLDAADFAAAHAEFRPAVLTQPGSEVQQRIPLDQSPREQSGLRFPHDEHLAGALRTALGPVVLECPSCHVADARGETMQAIDFEKHCRRCHTLAFDERAPDRHAVHGDPAALENDLFEFYATRALRGEEVDEEAPLVARRRPGRELTAEEKAGVIRWVGEKTARVRRLLLADSGACATCHVLERSAGDVRVLPARLVPFPGSERWLSRAIFEHRSHASTSCESCHAARRSASATDVLLPGIERCRQCHGGEQPRTGRIASPCTSCHDFHRERFGAMHGERAAIEEGS; encoded by the coding sequence GTGCGAGCGCGAATCTCCTACGTCACCGTCAAGCGTTCGGGCACCCGCGCCGTGCGCGACGTGCTGCTCGACGTCGAGGTGGTGCGGATCGGCCGCGGCACCGACAACGAGATCCAGCTGCCGGGCCTGTCGGTAGCCCTCGAGCACGCAGCCATTCACCTGCGGCAGGGGCGCCCGTGGATCGAGGCGGTGCGCGGCGACGACGTGCGCGTGGGCGGCCGCGTCGCCTCGGCGCGAGCGCTCGCCATCGGCGACACCATCCGCATCGGCCCGCACGAGCTGCGAGTGCGAGCGCCGGAGGCGGGAACCGATCTGGCAGTCGAGGTCGAGCAGATCGAGTCCGCGCAGGCCTCGGCCGCCGACCTCGCCCGGCGCACCAGCCTCGGCATCCATCGCGGCAGGATCACGCGGCGGAAGCTGGCGTGGGCGGCAACGCTCGCCGCAGCCGCCGGCTTGTTCGCGCTGCCATGGCTGTCGCAGCGAAACGCGGCGCCGTTCGATCCGTCGCAACCGGAGGCGGAGCGGTCACGCGGGGCACGCATTCTGGCAACGGCGTGGAGCAGCGGGCCCCTGTCGGCTTCGCACGCGCACTTCACCGAGCAGTGCAACGCCTGCCACGTCGAAGGATTCGAAGAAGTAAGCGACAACGCCTGCCTTGCCTGCCACGGCGGAATCGGGGCCCATGCGGCCGAGGATGCCGGCGGCGCCGGCCGTGACCGCACCCGCTGCGTCGATTGTCACGACGAGCACCGCGGCGGCCGGACGCTGGCAGCGTTTCCCGATTCGCTGTGCGCAAGCTGTCACGCCAATCTGCGCGCCACCTACCCCGAAACCGACCTGCTCGACGCCGCCGACTTCGCCGCAGCGCACGCCGAGTTCCGCCCGGCCGTGCTGACGCAGCCGGGCTCGGAGGTGCAGCAGCGCATCCCACTCGATCAATCGCCGCGCGAGCAGAGCGGACTGCGCTTCCCGCACGACGAGCATCTGGCCGGTGCGCTCAGGACCGCTCTCGGCCCCGTCGTTCTCGAATGTCCCAGCTGCCACGTCGCCGATGCGCGCGGCGAGACGATGCAGGCGATCGATTTCGAAAAGCATTGCCGCCGCTGCCACACGCTGGCCTTCGACGAGCGCGCCCCGGACCGCCATGCGGTTCACGGCGATCCTGCGGCCCTGGAAAACGATCTCTTCGAGTTCTACGCCACGCGCGCGCTGCGCGGCGAGGAGGTCGACGAGGAAGCGCCGCTGGTTGCGCGGCGGCGGCCGGGCCGCGAGCTGACGGCCGAAGAGAAGGCCGGCGTGATCCGCTGGGTCGGCGAGAAGACGGCACGCGTGCGGCGCCTGCTGCTCGCCGACAGCGGCGCCTGCGCGACCTGCCACGTGCTCGAGCGCAGTGCGGGCGACGTTCGGGTGCTTCCGGCCCGCCTGGTGCCGTTTCCCGGATCCGAGCGCTGGCTGTCGCGCGCGATCTTCGAGCACCGCTCGCACGCTTCGACTTCGTGCGAATCCTGTCATGCGGCGCGGCGCTCGGCGTCGGCCACCGACGTGCTGCTGCCGGGGATCGAGCGTTGCCGCCAGTGTCACGGCGGCGAGCAGCCGCGCACGGGCAGGATCGCCTCGCCGTGCACGAGCTGTCACGACTTCCACCGCGAGCGCTTCGGCGCGATGCATGGGGAGCGCGCGGCGATCGAGGAGGGATCGTGA
- a CDS encoding ferritin-like domain-containing protein yields MSNPTKPTEIGHNRTGIATSPIGYTNLSEIGADAPTPDTSAMYSIRVSYSDEADPVGTMPPPMKLRGLAKDVMARLKGEQATVLLDKLGERLAYERTGVRLYDALLVKLAASHAHDETLTSEALEEIRNDELRHAGMLASALEMLGADPTAVTPCADVMGVAASGFLQVLTDPKTTLTQCLGTILAVELGDLAAWELLIELCDQLGHTELATSFRQAAEEEARHESQVREWVRASVLGQADEAADPDSATTH; encoded by the coding sequence TTGAGCAATCCGACCAAGCCGACCGAGATCGGCCACAACAGAACCGGAATCGCCACCTCTCCCATCGGCTACACCAACCTCTCCGAAATAGGAGCGGACGCGCCCACGCCCGACACCAGTGCGATGTACTCCATCCGCGTCTCCTACAGCGACGAGGCCGATCCCGTCGGAACGATGCCGCCGCCGATGAAGCTGCGCGGCCTTGCCAAGGACGTGATGGCGCGCCTGAAGGGTGAGCAGGCCACCGTGCTGCTGGACAAGCTCGGCGAGCGGCTCGCTTACGAGCGCACGGGCGTGCGTCTCTACGACGCGCTGCTGGTCAAGCTGGCGGCTTCGCATGCGCACGACGAGACGCTGACGAGCGAGGCGCTCGAGGAGATCCGCAACGATGAGCTGCGGCACGCCGGCATGCTGGCATCGGCGCTGGAAATGCTCGGCGCCGATCCCACGGCGGTCACTCCGTGCGCCGACGTCATGGGCGTGGCCGCCAGCGGCTTCCTGCAGGTACTGACCGACCCCAAGACCACGCTGACGCAGTGCCTGGGCACGATTCTGGCGGTCGAGCTCGGCGACCTGGCGGCATGGGAGCTGCTGATCGAGCTGTGTGACCAGCTCGGTCACACCGAGCTTGCCACGTCCTTCCGTCAGGCTGCCGAGGAAGAGGCCCGGCACGAGTCGCAGGTCCGGGAGTGGGTGCGCGCCTCGGTCCTTGGCCAGGCCGACGAAGCCGCCGACCCCGATTCGGCCACCACACACTGA
- a CDS encoding cytochrome c oxidase assembly protein, producing the protein MTAPPSSSARHAATIALALCLAAGTAAAHGDAAAAEPAADLWWAWSRDPWVLVPLVLTALLYAAGSRRLARESSPAGRRARRAETVLFWSGWTALVVALASPLHPLGEVLFSAHMTQHEVLMLVAAPLLVLARPLPALMWALPPRWRHVVGAAARVRGVQGAWALATMPLVAWLVHAVALWIWHVPALFEATLRSDLVHTLQHAAFLGSALLFWWALVHGPRDLAGYGAAILYVFTTSVHSGALGALLTFARTVWYPSYERTASAWGLTALEDQQLGGLIMWVPAALAYLFAGLALTAGWLRESHERAQRLQRSRAGMAAGGTATTRTTR; encoded by the coding sequence ATGACCGCGCCTCCGTCCTCGTCCGCGCGGCACGCCGCCACCATCGCGCTTGCGCTGTGCCTGGCCGCCGGCACGGCGGCGGCGCATGGCGACGCTGCCGCGGCCGAGCCTGCGGCCGATCTGTGGTGGGCCTGGAGCCGCGATCCATGGGTGCTGGTTCCGCTCGTCCTGACCGCCCTCCTCTACGCCGCCGGCTCGCGCCGCCTGGCGCGCGAATCCTCGCCGGCGGGCCGGCGCGCGCGCCGAGCGGAGACCGTCCTGTTCTGGTCCGGCTGGACGGCGCTGGTGGTGGCGCTGGCCTCTCCTCTTCATCCTCTGGGCGAGGTCCTGTTCTCCGCGCACATGACACAGCACGAGGTGCTGATGCTCGTGGCGGCCCCGCTGCTCGTGCTCGCACGCCCGCTGCCTGCGCTGATGTGGGCGCTGCCGCCGCGATGGCGCCACGTCGTCGGCGCCGCCGCGCGGGTGCGCGGCGTGCAGGGAGCATGGGCGCTGGCGACGATGCCGCTGGTGGCGTGGCTCGTGCACGCGGTGGCGCTGTGGATCTGGCACGTTCCGGCGCTTTTCGAGGCCACCCTGCGAAGCGATCTCGTGCACACGCTGCAGCACGCAGCCTTCCTCGGGTCAGCATTGCTGTTCTGGTGGGCGCTCGTGCATGGGCCGCGCGATCTGGCCGGCTACGGCGCAGCGATTCTCTACGTCTTCACGACCTCGGTGCACAGCGGCGCGCTCGGAGCTCTGCTCACGTTCGCGCGCACGGTCTGGTACCCGAGCTACGAGCGCACCGCCTCGGCATGGGGATTGACGGCTCTGGAGGACCAGCAGCTGGGCGGCCTCATCATGTGGGTTCCCGCGGCGCTCGCCTACCTTTTCGCAGGACTGGCGCTGACGGCCGGCTGGCTGCGCGAAAGCCACGAGCGGGCGCAGCGGCTCCAGCGGTCGCGTGCGGGCATGGCGGCCGGCGGCACGGCCACGACGCGCACGACACGGTGA
- a CDS encoding cytochrome c oxidase subunit 3 has protein sequence MTSREQIDVSGLPRFTFGPRGMMWWGVTSFLAIESTMLGICLVSYYYLRDRSFEWPLAPTMLPDLLVPTIGMALLLLSVAPMRWTESVARKLDTKAVIRGHVLCVVLGILIIAVRALELTRLNVGWDTNAYGSIVWTIIGIHTYHLLAEVAETAVIGLLFARGHTDPKVFVDATDNALYWYFIVLVWVPCYVTLYLVPRLG, from the coding sequence ATGACGTCGCGAGAACAGATCGACGTGTCGGGGCTGCCGCGCTTCACGTTCGGGCCGCGCGGCATGATGTGGTGGGGCGTGACGAGCTTCCTGGCCATCGAGAGCACGATGCTCGGCATCTGCCTGGTCTCGTACTACTACCTGCGCGACCGGTCCTTCGAGTGGCCGCTTGCGCCGACGATGCTGCCGGACCTGCTGGTGCCGACCATCGGGATGGCGCTGCTTCTGCTGAGCGTGGCGCCGATGCGGTGGACCGAATCGGTTGCCAGGAAGCTCGACACGAAAGCGGTCATTCGCGGGCACGTCCTGTGCGTCGTCCTCGGAATCCTCATCATCGCCGTGCGGGCACTGGAGCTGACGCGTCTGAACGTCGGCTGGGATACCAATGCCTACGGATCGATCGTGTGGACGATCATCGGCATCCACACCTACCATCTGCTGGCGGAGGTCGCCGAGACCGCCGTGATCGGGCTGTTGTTCGCCCGCGGGCACACAGACCCCAAGGTCTTCGTCGATGCCACGGACAACGCGCTGTACTGGTATTTCATCGTCCTGGTGTGGGTCCCCTGCTACGTAACGCTGTACCTGGTGCCGCGTCTCGGATGA
- the ctaD gene encoding cytochrome c oxidase subunit I, with the protein MSSGAGSREQRTAAERREDAELARRLEKAWRRERGLVGWLSSNDHKDIGRRFIVTALIFFLLGGLLAFLMRLQLARPQAGLIGPDLYDQIFTMHGTTMMFLFAIPVMEAFGIYLVPLMLGTRNIAFPRLASFSYWIYLLGGIVLYVFFFLNIGPDAGWFMYPPLSGPEFSPGKRVDIWSQLINFTEISALAASIELIVTTFKLRAPGMSINRVPLLVWAMLVTSFMVVFAMPSVMTASLFLTTDRLVGTHFYNPVEGGDPLLWQHVFWFFAHPEVYIIFIPATGFVSAMLPAFTRRPVFGYTALVLSLIATAFIGFGLWVHHMFTTGLPQLGAAFFTAATMMIAIPSGIQVFCWIASIWSGRLVLRTPMLFILGFLFVFILGGMTGVMQAAEPLDHQLHDTYFVVAHFHYVLIGGAVFPLFGALYYWFPKFEGRLMSERLGRINFGLMFVGFNLAFFPMHILGLEGMPRRVYTYLPETGWGSLNAVSTAGAVMLALGVALFLFNAWWSRRNGPVAGDNPWDADTLEWTTTSPPPSYNFLYIPILDSRDPAWTRTPQSPVIVGLQSDCREVVLTSIDAEPDSLMILPQPSIWPLVTALAAGATFVTACFTPWALPIGSALGAIGLIGWAWPTQRDEECEPPRAEEMSEQDKKDGARRRK; encoded by the coding sequence GTGAGCAGCGGCGCCGGCAGCCGCGAGCAGCGCACGGCGGCCGAGCGCCGCGAAGACGCCGAGCTGGCGCGGCGGCTGGAGAAGGCCTGGCGCCGCGAGCGCGGGCTCGTCGGCTGGCTCTCCTCCAACGACCACAAGGACATCGGCCGCCGCTTCATCGTCACGGCGCTGATCTTCTTTCTTCTCGGCGGCCTGCTGGCGTTCCTGATGCGCCTGCAGCTGGCCCGGCCGCAGGCGGGCCTGATCGGTCCGGACCTCTACGACCAGATCTTCACGATGCACGGCACGACGATGATGTTCCTGTTCGCCATTCCCGTCATGGAGGCGTTCGGCATCTACCTGGTGCCGCTGATGCTGGGGACGCGCAACATCGCCTTCCCGCGCCTGGCCTCCTTCAGCTACTGGATCTATCTGCTCGGCGGCATCGTCCTGTACGTCTTCTTCTTCCTGAACATCGGTCCCGATGCCGGATGGTTCATGTACCCGCCGCTGTCGGGTCCCGAGTTCTCGCCGGGCAAGCGCGTCGACATCTGGAGCCAGCTCATCAACTTCACCGAGATTTCCGCGCTGGCGGCCTCCATCGAGCTGATCGTGACCACGTTCAAGCTGCGGGCGCCGGGCATGTCGATCAACCGCGTGCCGCTGCTGGTGTGGGCGATGCTGGTCACGTCGTTCATGGTCGTGTTCGCGATGCCGTCGGTGATGACGGCCAGCCTGTTCCTGACCACCGACCGGCTGGTCGGCACGCACTTCTACAATCCCGTCGAAGGCGGCGATCCGCTGCTGTGGCAGCACGTGTTCTGGTTTTTCGCGCACCCGGAGGTCTACATCATCTTCATTCCGGCCACCGGCTTCGTCTCGGCCATGCTGCCGGCCTTCACGCGCCGCCCCGTGTTCGGGTACACGGCGCTGGTCCTGTCGCTCATCGCGACGGCCTTCATCGGCTTCGGGCTGTGGGTCCACCACATGTTCACGACGGGGCTGCCGCAGCTGGGCGCCGCCTTCTTCACGGCTGCCACGATGATGATCGCCATTCCCAGCGGCATCCAGGTCTTCTGCTGGATCGCCTCGATCTGGAGCGGGCGCCTGGTGCTGAGAACGCCGATGCTGTTCATCCTCGGCTTCCTGTTCGTCTTCATCCTCGGCGGAATGACCGGCGTGATGCAGGCTGCCGAGCCGCTCGATCACCAGCTCCACGACACCTATTTCGTGGTCGCCCACTTCCACTACGTGCTGATCGGCGGCGCCGTCTTTCCGCTGTTCGGCGCGCTCTACTACTGGTTCCCCAAATTCGAGGGCCGGCTGATGAGCGAAAGGCTCGGGCGCATCAACTTCGGGCTGATGTTCGTAGGCTTCAATCTGGCCTTCTTTCCCATGCACATTCTCGGCCTGGAGGGCATGCCCCGGCGCGTCTACACGTACCTGCCGGAAACCGGCTGGGGTTCGCTGAATGCGGTGTCGACGGCCGGCGCGGTCATGCTCGCGCTCGGCGTGGCCCTGTTCCTCTTCAACGCCTGGTGGAGCCGACGCAACGGGCCGGTGGCCGGCGACAATCCGTGGGATGCCGATACGCTGGAGTGGACGACAACCTCGCCGCCGCCCTCGTACAACTTCCTGTACATTCCCATTCTGGACAGCCGCGATCCGGCCTGGACGCGCACGCCGCAGTCGCCCGTGATCGTGGGCCTGCAGAGCGACTGCCGCGAGGTGGTCCTCACCAGCATCGATGCCGAGCCGGACAGCCTGATGATCCTGCCGCAGCCGTCCATCTGGCCGCTGGTGACCGCGCTGGCCGCCGGTGCGACGTTCGTCACGGCCTGCTTCACGCCATGGGCGCTGCCCATTGGCAGCGCCCTCGGCGCGATCGGACTGATCGGCTGGGCATGGCCGACCCAGCGCGACGAGGAGTGCGAGCCGCCGCGTGCCGAGGAGATGAGCGAGCAGGACAAGAAGGACGGAGCGAGGCGCAGGAAATGA
- the coxB gene encoding cytochrome c oxidase subunit II has product MAPPLCAALACALSASCAGPQNMLDAAGEHARHLSELWWLMLAVLAAIYILVCGAILMAAYRSSHTGPQTRLAETAPERERRMSIVVGAAVGATAVVLFVFLFASFSTGHALNSLARTPADLTIKVTGQQWWWDVEYQDPVPSNTVITANEIHIPLGKTVQLILVSTDVIHSFWVPNLAGKKDLIPGHQNTMWLKAERPGLYHGQCAEFCGHQHANMRFHVVVETEEQFQAWLQAQRKPAVEPSDERLRHGQHVFLTGPCAMCHSVRGTDAAGFVAPDLTHVASRARIGAGALPNTREHLLRWVADSQSIKPGNHMPPLTLPPQDLDAVVAYLESLK; this is encoded by the coding sequence ATGGCGCCGCCGCTGTGCGCGGCGCTCGCGTGCGCTCTGTCGGCTTCGTGCGCGGGGCCGCAGAACATGCTCGATGCCGCGGGCGAGCACGCGCGGCATCTGTCCGAGCTGTGGTGGCTGATGCTGGCGGTGCTGGCGGCGATCTACATCCTCGTCTGCGGTGCCATCTTGATGGCCGCCTACCGGTCCTCGCATACCGGCCCGCAGACGCGCCTCGCGGAAACCGCGCCGGAGCGGGAACGGCGCATGTCCATCGTCGTCGGCGCGGCCGTGGGCGCCACCGCCGTGGTGCTCTTCGTGTTCCTCTTCGCCAGCTTCTCGACCGGGCATGCGCTGAACTCGCTCGCTCGCACGCCGGCCGACCTTACCATCAAGGTGACGGGACAGCAGTGGTGGTGGGATGTCGAGTACCAGGACCCGGTGCCGAGCAACACCGTCATCACGGCCAACGAGATCCACATCCCGCTCGGCAAGACGGTGCAGCTGATCCTCGTCTCCACCGACGTCATCCACAGCTTCTGGGTGCCCAACCTTGCCGGCAAGAAGGATCTCATCCCGGGTCATCAGAACACCATGTGGCTGAAGGCGGAGCGCCCCGGGCTCTACCACGGCCAGTGCGCGGAGTTCTGCGGGCACCAGCACGCCAACATGCGCTTCCACGTCGTTGTGGAGACCGAAGAGCAGTTCCAGGCCTGGCTGCAGGCGCAGCGCAAGCCTGCCGTCGAGCCGTCCGACGAGCGCCTGCGTCACGGCCAGCACGTCTTCCTGACCGGCCCGTGCGCGATGTGCCATTCCGTTCGCGGCACGGATGCCGCCGGATTCGTCGCTCCCGACCTTACGCACGTGGCCAGCCGTGCCCGCATCGGCGCCGGCGCGCTGCCGAACACGCGCGAGCATCTGTTGCGATGGGTCGCGGACTCGCAGTCCATCAAGCCGGGCAACCACATGCCGCCGCTGACGCTGCCGCCGCAGGATCTGGACGCGGTGGTCGCCTACCTGGAGAGCCTGAAGTGA
- a CDS encoding c-type cytochrome — MAATAVITAACEREERGFRVEPPQAQLAIGTRLTPLQPGSPMPTPSQENEYEKNAFAMNEGKRLFQWYNCSGCHAQGGGGMGPALMDDKWIYGSQPDQIFSTIVEGRPNGMPSFGGKIPDFQVWQLAAYVRSMSGNVDQTAAPSRSDSMQVKVQEQLAEEVPPADSAPPPQPQ, encoded by the coding sequence ATGGCGGCGACTGCCGTCATCACGGCGGCGTGCGAGCGCGAGGAGCGCGGCTTTCGCGTCGAGCCGCCGCAGGCGCAGCTCGCCATCGGCACGCGCCTGACGCCTCTGCAGCCGGGCTCGCCGATGCCGACGCCGTCGCAGGAGAACGAGTACGAGAAGAACGCCTTTGCCATGAACGAGGGCAAGCGCCTGTTCCAGTGGTACAACTGCTCGGGCTGTCACGCCCAGGGCGGCGGCGGCATGGGCCCTGCGCTCATGGACGACAAGTGGATCTACGGCAGCCAGCCCGACCAGATCTTCTCCACCATCGTCGAAGGCCGTCCCAACGGCATGCCTTCCTTCGGCGGCAAGATTCCGGATTTCCAGGTCTGGCAGCTGGCGGCCTACGTGCGCTCCATGAGCGGCAACGTCGACCAGACCGCCGCCCCGTCCCGTAGCGACAGCATGCAGGTCAAGGTGCAGGAGCAGCTGGCCGAGGAAGTGCCGCCCGCCGATTCGGCTCCTCCGCCGCAGCCGCAGTGA
- a CDS encoding substrate-binding domain-containing protein, with the protein MPAYVVPAAHDLFRLHTSLRAVIAVFALMLSGAAAAHAQAPAPLRVCADPNNLPFSNERQEGFENKIAEVLAAELGTSVEYTWWAQRRGFIRNTLGEQRCDVLMGVPADLEMVLTTQPYYRSTYVFVTRADRGLDIQSLDDARLRTLHVGVQLIGDDGTNTPPAHALSRRGIVRNVAGYMVYGDYAQPDPPARIIEAVARSDIDVALAWGPMAAFFAARQPVAMRVVPIPAEPAEARLPLSFDIAIGVRKGEVERRDALDALLVRRRSHIEAILDQYRVPLAAAAAREGDPPAAPAGAGKADGGDGDAAGKGT; encoded by the coding sequence ATGCCGGCTTACGTCGTGCCGGCAGCTCATGACCTGTTCCGGCTCCATACGTCGCTGCGCGCTGTCATCGCGGTCTTCGCCTTGATGCTGTCCGGCGCCGCGGCTGCGCACGCCCAGGCACCGGCACCGCTGCGAGTGTGCGCCGACCCGAACAACCTGCCGTTCTCCAACGAGCGCCAGGAAGGCTTCGAGAACAAGATTGCCGAGGTCCTGGCCGCCGAGCTCGGTACGAGCGTCGAGTACACGTGGTGGGCGCAGCGGCGCGGCTTCATCCGCAACACGCTCGGCGAGCAGCGCTGCGACGTCCTCATGGGCGTGCCGGCCGACCTCGAGATGGTCCTGACGACGCAGCCGTACTACCGCTCGACCTACGTCTTCGTCACGCGCGCGGATCGCGGCCTCGACATCCAATCGCTCGACGACGCGCGCCTTCGCACGCTGCACGTGGGCGTGCAGCTGATCGGCGACGACGGCACCAACACGCCGCCCGCGCATGCTCTGAGCCGCCGCGGCATCGTCCGCAACGTGGCCGGCTACATGGTCTACGGCGACTACGCACAGCCCGACCCGCCTGCCCGCATCATCGAAGCCGTGGCGCGGAGCGACATCGACGTCGCGCTGGCGTGGGGGCCGATGGCGGCCTTCTTCGCCGCGCGGCAGCCGGTGGCGATGAGAGTCGTCCCCATTCCTGCCGAACCTGCCGAGGCGCGGCTGCCGTTGTCCTTCGACATCGCCATCGGCGTCCGCAAGGGCGAGGTCGAGCGACGGGACGCGCTCGACGCGCTGCTGGTCCGGCGTCGCAGCCACATCGAGGCCATTCTTGATCAGTACCGCGTGCCACTGGCCGCTGCGGCCGCCCGCGAAGGCGATCCTCCAGCAGCGCCTGCCGGCGCGGGCAAGGCAGACGGCGGCGACGGCGACGCTGCCGGGAAGGGAACGTGA